One window from the genome of [Mycobacterium] stephanolepidis encodes:
- a CDS encoding cytidine deaminase, translating to MLIDWNELRDKAYAITKYAYAPYSKYPVGAAALVDDGRVIVGCNVENVSYGLGLCAECSVVCALFSTGGGRLVALSCVDSRGEALMPCGRCRQLLFEHGGPDLLIDHSDAPRRLAELLPEAFGPDDLERGRI from the coding sequence ATGTTGATCGATTGGAATGAGTTGCGGGACAAGGCATATGCGATAACCAAGTACGCGTATGCGCCCTATTCGAAGTACCCGGTGGGTGCGGCGGCGCTCGTCGACGATGGTCGGGTCATCGTCGGCTGCAATGTGGAGAATGTCTCATATGGGCTAGGTCTCTGTGCGGAGTGTTCTGTGGTGTGTGCCCTGTTCTCCACCGGTGGAGGGCGGCTGGTGGCGCTGTCCTGTGTCGATTCGCGCGGTGAGGCCCTGATGCCCTGCGGACGGTGCCGTCAGCTACTTTTCGAACACGGCGGCCCTGACCTGCTGATCGATCACTCGGATGCGCCACGACGACTTGCGGAGCTGCTCCCGGAGGCTTTCGGCCCCGATGACCTGGAACGAGGCCGGATCTGA
- the sdhC gene encoding succinate dehydrogenase, cytochrome b556 subunit, giving the protein MWSWVLHRITGATIFFFLFVHVLDTALVRVSPESYNSVIETYKTPIVGLMELGLVAAVLYHALNGVRVILVDFWSKGPRYQRLMLWIIGGVWFVVMVPAVTRILMHMAERFL; this is encoded by the coding sequence ATGTGGTCCTGGGTCCTGCATCGCATTACCGGTGCCACGATTTTCTTCTTCCTCTTTGTTCACGTCTTGGATACCGCACTCGTAAGGGTGAGCCCCGAGTCGTACAACTCGGTGATCGAGACCTATAAGACCCCGATCGTCGGGCTGATGGAACTCGGCCTGGTCGCGGCGGTGCTGTACCACGCACTCAACGGCGTCCGGGTAATCCTCGTCGATTTCTGGTCCAAGGGCCCGCGTTATCAGCGGCTCATGCTGTGGATCATCGGCGGCGTCTGGTTTGTGGTGATGGTTCCCGCGGTAACCCGGATTCTCATGCACATGGCGGAGCGTTTCCTATGA